The following coding sequences are from one Anaerolineae bacterium window:
- a CDS encoding ribose-phosphate pyrophosphokinase, which produces MFKMYGELAIYSGTANPELAEEIAQYLGVPLGGRDIIQFPNENLFVRLHSSVRAKDVFVIQPTGNSPVNQNIMELLIMIDTLRRDSAGRITAVVPYFAYGRTDKKDQPRVPITARLMANLITVAGADRFLTVDLHAGQITGFFDIPGDEITAFHLLSDYFVEKNLEDVVIVAPDIGASRRARNFAEKLNAPLAIVEKRRSLDGKKTAMLNLIGEVAGRNAIIFDDEIDTAGTLTQAAHFLVEKGARDIYACATHAILSPPATERLREAPLKEIVVTNTVRIPPEKRLPNMTILSIAPLLGEVIRRIHLGISVGALFNE; this is translated from the coding sequence ATGTTTAAGATGTATGGTGAGCTGGCGATTTACAGCGGGACGGCCAATCCTGAGCTGGCCGAGGAGATTGCCCAATACCTAGGGGTGCCGTTGGGGGGGCGGGATATCATCCAGTTCCCCAACGAGAACCTGTTCGTGCGGCTCCATTCCAGCGTGCGGGCGAAGGACGTGTTCGTCATCCAGCCCACCGGCAACAGTCCGGTGAACCAGAACATCATGGAACTGTTGATCATGATTGACACCCTGCGGCGGGATTCCGCCGGCCGCATTACCGCCGTCGTGCCCTATTTCGCCTACGGCCGCACCGACAAGAAGGACCAGCCGCGCGTGCCCATCACCGCCCGCTTGATGGCCAATCTCATCACTGTCGCCGGCGCCGACCGCTTCCTGACCGTGGACCTGCACGCCGGCCAGATCACCGGCTTCTTCGACATCCCCGGCGATGAGATCACCGCCTTTCACCTGCTGAGCGATTACTTCGTCGAGAAGAACCTGGAGGATGTCGTCATCGTGGCGCCGGACATCGGGGCCAGCCGGCGCGCCCGCAACTTCGCCGAAAAGCTGAATGCCCCGCTGGCGATTGTGGAGAAGCGGCGCTCGCTGGACGGCAAGAAGACCGCCATGCTGAACCTAATCGGCGAGGTGGCCGGCAGGAACGCCATCATCTTCGACGATGAAATTGACACCGCCGGCACGCTGACCCAGGCGGCCCATTTCCTGGTGGAGAAGGGCGCGCGCGATATCTACGCCTGCGCCACGCACGCCATCCTGTCGCCGCCGGCGACCGAGCGCCTGCGGGAGGCCCCGCTCAAGGAAATTGTCGTGACCAACACGGTGCGCATCCCGCCCGAGAAGCGCCTGCCCAACATGACCATCCTGTCCATCGCTCCGCTGTTGGGCGAGGTCATCCGGCGCATTCACCTCGGCATCTCGGTGGGCGCGCTGTTCAACGAATAA